In the genome of Victivallis lenta, one region contains:
- a CDS encoding amidohydrolase family protein, whose product MIFYDAHLHCRGNEAGGFFVGLEGVPVVAGTLDNRQVLALHRPEERYLGFHYVAAGELQEKFSHRLLKYHPRREKYSPAEVEASIRLNRPAAVMLDTLNEPYWQPGDYWRIARAFPEILFIFAHSGGYLIQDFIKICHFQPNIYIDFALTHTMLACYGRRPEGLPYIDEAIVYSLHAPFRRRVLLSSDTPFFDQAGVVEYYRNLDALDLLNENFITCFTQVMEKLQECH is encoded by the coding sequence ATGATTTTTTACGATGCCCATCTGCATTGCCGGGGCAATGAGGCCGGCGGCTTTTTCGTCGGACTGGAAGGCGTGCCTGTTGTCGCGGGAACGCTGGACAACCGGCAGGTTCTCGCGCTGCACCGTCCGGAGGAGCGGTATCTCGGTTTCCATTACGTTGCTGCGGGAGAGCTTCAGGAGAAATTTTCGCACCGGCTGCTGAAGTACCACCCGCGGCGGGAGAAGTATTCTCCGGCGGAAGTGGAGGCGTCCATCCGGCTGAACCGTCCGGCTGCGGTCATGCTTGACACGCTGAACGAGCCGTACTGGCAGCCGGGCGACTACTGGAGAATCGCCCGGGCGTTTCCGGAAATCCTTTTCATCTTCGCCCATTCCGGAGGATATCTGATTCAGGATTTCATCAAGATTTGCCATTTTCAGCCGAATATCTATATCGATTTTGCACTGACCCATACCATGCTGGCGTGTTATGGCCGCAGGCCGGAGGGGCTGCCGTATATCGACGAGGCGATTGTCTACAGTCTGCATGCGCCGTTTCGCAGGCGGGTTCTGCTCTCTTCCGACACGCCGTTTTTCGATCAGGCCGGGGTGGTCGAATATTACCGTAATCTGGATGCGCTGGATTTGTTGAACGAGAATTTCATAACGTGTTTTACGCAAGTGATGGAGAAATTGCAAGAATGTCATTAG
- a CDS encoding ATP-grasp domain-containing protein: protein MGKPIFLLFGGNQLNFGVLNKFQKKGYLVYVIDWNEHPQMTGDRHYRLDVKYAGPIIEALKRDGSWPDVKFGYTSIDLAVPALAEVHRALGLKTISDSGLENSSSKCRMTARWRELGLLNREARQYRHCEDSVFELSKRMDIIIKPDNSASSRGITIITRGTAGDEVRRAFEKAQAEASDRLVTVEEFVVGREYTVEMLGDADGHVSVYAVSRKTHTENAVRNKIAVKLHYNCEPDDLQRKIADYAVRCYKALGFSCSLGHLEILLKPDGTLSPVEIGARSSGCIASDLVDIVSGRDFLKDWFDVLNGGSVPDGLRPQSTRSSMFFFYDLPAGARIVRRCNLLDFTDEAVSSRFWDRSRLTEGYQVPLIGSDNERIGYEILEGPKSLMTVEYIKEAEQKMLEAMVGRQ, encoded by the coding sequence ATGGGCAAACCGATATTTTTGCTGTTCGGCGGCAATCAGTTGAACTTCGGAGTTCTGAACAAGTTTCAGAAAAAGGGATATCTGGTATATGTGATCGATTGGAATGAACATCCCCAGATGACCGGCGACCGGCATTACCGCCTTGACGTCAAATACGCCGGGCCGATTATTGAAGCCCTGAAACGGGATGGAAGCTGGCCGGATGTGAAATTCGGTTACACCTCCATCGATCTGGCGGTTCCCGCGCTGGCGGAAGTTCACCGGGCCCTCGGGCTGAAGACCATTTCCGACTCCGGGCTGGAAAATTCCAGCTCAAAATGCCGGATGACCGCCCGCTGGCGGGAACTCGGATTGCTGAACCGGGAGGCGCGGCAGTATCGGCACTGTGAAGATTCCGTGTTTGAGCTTTCGAAGCGGATGGATATCATCATCAAGCCGGACAACTCCGCTTCTTCGCGCGGAATAACCATCATCACCCGGGGAACCGCCGGGGATGAGGTGCGCCGTGCCTTCGAAAAGGCGCAGGCGGAAGCCTCCGACCGGCTGGTGACGGTCGAGGAGTTTGTGGTCGGCCGGGAGTATACCGTGGAAATGCTTGGCGATGCCGACGGGCATGTCAGTGTATATGCCGTCTCCCGCAAAACGCACACGGAAAACGCGGTTCGCAATAAAATCGCGGTCAAGCTCCATTACAACTGCGAGCCTGATGATTTGCAGCGGAAGATTGCGGATTATGCCGTTCGCTGTTACAAGGCGCTCGGTTTTTCCTGTTCGCTGGGGCATCTGGAAATTCTGCTGAAACCGGACGGGACGCTCTCTCCGGTGGAAATCGGAGCGCGTTCCAGCGGCTGTATCGCTTCGGACCTGGTGGATATTGTTTCGGGCCGGGATTTTCTCAAGGATTGGTTCGATGTGTTGAACGGCGGGTCCGTGCCGGATGGGCTGAGGCCGCAGAGCACGCGAAGTTCCATGTTTTTCTTCTATGACCTGCCGGCCGGGGCCCGCATTGTACGGAGATGCAATCTGCTGGATTTTACCGATGAAGCTGTGTCCTCGCGGTTCTGGGATCGTTCCAGATTGACGGAAGGCTATCAGGTGCCGTTGATCGGCAGCGACAATGAGCGGATCGGCTATGAAATTCTGGAAGGTCCCAAGTCGCTGATGACGGTGGAATATATCAAAGAGGCCGAGCAGAAGATGCTTGAGGCGATGGTTGGCCGTCAATGA
- a CDS encoding RraA family protein, with protein sequence MSEIQKQILDFLKRNRVSTTEVADCLGKTGVLDDIHPVNSGMYSVGVIHYIYGHSESNWSIHEQARDVREGEVVLMDGIHVNKRALAGELICKFLIYYRMAAAVVGMGHMRDANDLIKNRFPVWCRGVTPVGCFNNHVEESEDVKRIVAERRAKYDGGIAVCDDTGVVVIPRDMIGPEFLTRLENIEKQEDIWFNCIDFKKWDTYDTVCLKRYLEEDE encoded by the coding sequence ATGAGTGAAATACAAAAACAGATTTTAGACTTTCTGAAACGGAATCGGGTATCTACCACGGAAGTCGCCGATTGTCTGGGGAAAACGGGAGTGCTGGACGATATTCATCCGGTCAACTCCGGCATGTACAGCGTGGGAGTCATCCACTACATCTACGGCCACAGCGAAAGCAACTGGAGCATCCACGAGCAGGCCCGGGACGTTCGGGAAGGCGAGGTCGTCCTGATGGACGGAATCCATGTCAACAAGCGTGCGCTGGCCGGGGAACTGATCTGCAAGTTCCTCATCTACTACAGGATGGCGGCGGCGGTCGTGGGGATGGGACACATGCGAGACGCCAACGACCTCATCAAAAACCGGTTCCCCGTCTGGTGCCGGGGCGTGACGCCGGTCGGTTGTTTCAACAACCATGTTGAGGAGTCGGAGGACGTGAAGCGGATTGTCGCTGAGCGCCGTGCAAAATACGACGGCGGCATCGCCGTTTGCGACGACACGGGCGTCGTTGTGATTCCCCGCGATATGATCGGACCGGAATTTTTAACCCGGCTTGAGAATATTGAGAAGCAGGAAGATATCTGGTTCAACTGCATCGATTTTAAGAAGTGGGACACATATGACACCGTATGCCTTAAGCGTTATCTTGAAGAGGACGAATAG
- a CDS encoding nucleotide sugar dehydrogenase — protein sequence MLLKIKSGEIKIGLIGLGYVGLPLAVEFGRKYDTVGFDVKPERLEALRRGEDTTLETSSEDLKAAIRLKYSGDPADLKDRDIFIVTVPTPVDQYNRPDLTPLYKASETVGKVMKPGAIVVYESTVYPGCTEEECVPVLEKFSGLKFNTDFFCGYSPERINPGDKEHTLTKIQKITSGSTPETADIVDALYGSILKNGTHRASSMKVAEAAKVIENSQRDLNIAFVNELAKIFRLIGIDTNDVLAAAGTKWNFLKFKPGLVGGHCIGVDPYYLTHKAQALGYLPEVILAGRRINDGMGKYIVAEIVKLMIRKERKILGAKVLQLGITFKENCPDIRNSHAVDVVRGLREFGCDVDIFDPWAEPEEVEKFYGLKSVKNADVLRFGVYDAVVLAVAHREFTDMDVTKFCDGNAVVFDIKGSLPREVVDGRL from the coding sequence ATGCTGTTGAAAATTAAGAGTGGAGAGATAAAAATCGGCTTGATCGGGCTCGGTTACGTGGGGTTGCCGCTGGCGGTCGAATTCGGCCGGAAGTATGACACCGTCGGTTTCGATGTGAAACCGGAACGCCTGGAAGCATTGCGCCGGGGGGAAGATACGACGCTCGAAACCTCATCGGAGGACTTGAAAGCCGCGATTCGCCTGAAATACTCCGGCGACCCGGCCGACCTGAAAGACCGGGATATTTTTATCGTGACCGTGCCGACGCCGGTGGATCAGTACAACCGCCCGGATTTGACGCCGTTGTATAAAGCGAGCGAAACCGTCGGCAAGGTGATGAAGCCGGGAGCGATCGTCGTTTACGAGAGCACGGTATATCCGGGCTGCACCGAAGAGGAGTGCGTGCCGGTTCTGGAAAAATTCAGCGGCCTGAAATTCAACACCGACTTCTTCTGCGGATACAGCCCGGAACGGATCAATCCCGGCGACAAGGAACATACTCTGACGAAGATTCAGAAGATCACCTCCGGTTCGACGCCGGAGACTGCCGATATCGTCGATGCGCTTTACGGCAGCATTCTGAAGAACGGGACGCACCGGGCCAGTTCAATGAAGGTCGCGGAAGCCGCGAAAGTGATTGAAAATTCGCAGCGGGATTTGAATATCGCTTTTGTGAACGAGCTGGCGAAGATCTTCCGCCTGATCGGAATCGATACGAACGATGTGCTGGCCGCGGCGGGAACGAAATGGAACTTCCTGAAATTCAAACCGGGTTTAGTCGGGGGACACTGCATCGGCGTCGATCCGTATTATCTGACCCATAAGGCGCAGGCGCTGGGCTACCTGCCCGAAGTGATTCTCGCCGGCCGCCGCATCAACGACGGCATGGGCAAATACATCGTAGCCGAGATCGTTAAACTGATGATCAGGAAAGAGCGCAAGATACTTGGAGCGAAAGTGCTCCAGCTTGGAATCACCTTCAAGGAAAACTGTCCGGACATTCGCAACAGCCATGCGGTTGACGTCGTCAGGGGGCTGCGGGAGTTCGGTTGCGATGTGGATATTTTCGATCCGTGGGCGGAACCGGAGGAGGTTGAGAAATTCTACGGTCTGAAATCCGTGAAGAATGCGGATGTATTGCGCTTCGGCGTTTACGATGCGGTTGTGCTCGCCGTGGCACACCGCGAATTTACGGACATGGATGTGACGAAGTTTTGCGATGGCAACGCGGTGGTGTTCGACATCAAAGGGAGCCTGCCGCGGGAAGTTGTGGACGGCAGGCTGTAG
- a CDS encoding peptidase U32 family protein: MKPAATPELLAPAGNLETALAAYDAGADAVYCGLGKFNARERAQNFTPDSLARLLDYAHGRGRKLYLTLNTLVKETELSEVAAYLAELAKLRPDALIVQDLGVLNLAREYFPSLVLHASTQMGIHNSAGVAAAARLGIRRVILERQVTLDELRKIAARSTLELEVFIHGSLCCSLSGQCLLSSALGGWSGNRGKCKQPCRRIYDAAGRSGFLLSPRDLYGVPLLPELRRIGVASLKIEGRLRSPDYVWKTVKAYRLLLDGPVDSPPELLLEAEKLLRSTATRRPSNGFYFANEYSSLIDAGRLGSFGVAAAKVGKYARAGLSVTALERLHLGDRLRLVPPEGGEGESFTLIDLRFQGKSAVKVRAGANCFIPGEFRAEPGWLLYKIGENGYDFSRQAAALPPGRHPLAVSLRLTAAEWTGTIAELPGECWRRAVDFAPAGKRPFTAGIAAAEFASAVPEPWSAPEVEAVVEGAFFVPASLLKTLRREFWEWAAQRLRPENLRPELAEALYRFYRDSRALPGEVPPAPEGERMILPGFTPEAELPALRKRLRAACDSGVRVFQIGALHGLELLREFPDVRIIAGFPLPVCNSEAVRELKCRGVCAVEPFAELDEEALAAFREKSPLPLVESDRSGAALLVTRLELPGSAWTDGRGRRFRVVRGNGLSKLYVAEPVDFRKNEWK, from the coding sequence ATGAAACCGGCGGCAACTCCCGAACTGCTGGCTCCGGCCGGAAACCTCGAGACGGCGCTCGCCGCCTACGATGCCGGGGCCGACGCCGTTTATTGCGGGCTCGGCAAGTTCAACGCGCGCGAACGGGCGCAGAACTTCACTCCGGATTCGCTCGCCCGGCTGCTTGATTACGCCCACGGCCGCGGACGGAAGCTCTACCTGACGCTGAATACGCTGGTGAAGGAGACGGAACTTTCCGAGGTTGCGGCGTATCTGGCCGAACTTGCGAAGCTGCGGCCGGATGCGCTGATCGTGCAGGATCTCGGTGTGCTCAACCTGGCGCGGGAGTATTTTCCGTCGCTCGTGCTTCACGCTTCGACGCAGATGGGAATTCACAACTCGGCCGGAGTCGCGGCGGCGGCCCGGCTCGGAATCCGCCGCGTGATCCTCGAGCGGCAGGTTACGCTCGACGAGCTGCGGAAAATCGCGGCGCGTTCCACGCTCGAACTTGAGGTGTTCATTCACGGGTCGCTCTGCTGTTCGCTTTCCGGGCAGTGTCTGCTCTCGTCGGCACTGGGGGGCTGGAGCGGCAACCGCGGCAAGTGCAAGCAGCCGTGCCGCAGAATATATGATGCGGCCGGCCGTTCCGGATTCCTGCTCTCCCCGCGCGATCTGTACGGTGTGCCGCTGCTGCCGGAGCTGAGGCGGATCGGGGTCGCTTCGCTGAAGATCGAAGGGCGGCTCCGTTCGCCGGATTATGTCTGGAAAACCGTGAAGGCCTACCGGCTGCTGCTGGACGGACCGGTCGATTCCCCGCCGGAACTGCTGCTGGAAGCGGAGAAGCTTCTGCGGTCGACGGCGACGCGGCGGCCGTCGAACGGTTTTTATTTTGCGAACGAATACAGCTCCCTGATCGATGCCGGGCGGCTTGGTTCCTTCGGTGTGGCGGCGGCGAAAGTCGGGAAGTACGCGCGTGCCGGGCTGTCTGTTACGGCGTTGGAACGGCTCCATCTCGGCGACCGGCTCCGGCTGGTGCCGCCCGAGGGCGGGGAAGGGGAGAGCTTTACGCTGATCGACCTGCGGTTTCAGGGAAAAAGCGCGGTGAAGGTCCGGGCCGGGGCGAACTGTTTCATCCCGGGGGAGTTCCGGGCAGAACCGGGCTGGCTGCTCTACAAGATCGGGGAGAACGGTTACGATTTCAGCCGCCAGGCCGCGGCGCTTCCTCCCGGGCGTCATCCGCTCGCCGTTTCGCTGCGCCTGACGGCGGCGGAGTGGACGGGAACGATTGCGGAGCTGCCCGGGGAATGCTGGCGTCGCGCCGTCGATTTCGCTCCGGCCGGAAAGCGGCCGTTCACTGCCGGAATCGCGGCGGCGGAATTTGCTTCGGCTGTCCCGGAGCCGTGGTCGGCGCCGGAGGTCGAAGCCGTGGTGGAGGGCGCGTTCTTCGTCCCGGCGAGCCTCCTCAAGACGCTGCGGCGTGAATTCTGGGAGTGGGCGGCGCAGAGGTTGCGGCCGGAAAACCTGCGCCCCGAGCTGGCCGAAGCGCTGTACCGTTTTTACCGCGACAGCCGTGCGTTGCCGGGGGAGGTTCCTCCTGCTCCGGAAGGGGAGCGGATGATCCTGCCCGGATTCACGCCTGAGGCGGAACTTCCGGCGCTGCGGAAAAGGCTCCGGGCGGCCTGCGATTCGGGCGTCCGCGTGTTTCAGATCGGAGCGCTGCACGGGCTGGAGCTTCTGCGGGAATTTCCCGATGTGCGGATTATCGCGGGTTTTCCGCTGCCGGTCTGCAATTCGGAGGCGGTGCGTGAGCTGAAATGCCGGGGCGTGTGTGCGGTCGAACCGTTTGCTGAGCTGGATGAAGAAGCGCTTGCCGCCTTCCGGGAAAAGTCTCCGCTGCCGCTGGTCGAATCGGACCGTTCCGGCGCGGCGCTGCTCGTCACCAGGCTTGAGCTGCCGGGTTCTGCATGGACGGACGGGCGCGGCAGGCGCTTCCGGGTTGTGCGGGGAAACGGCCTTTCGAAGCTTTACGTCGCGGAGCCGGTCGATTTCAGGAAGAATGAGTGGAAATGA
- a CDS encoding DEAD/DEAH box helicase, giving the protein MKPVLSFEAGTLALSGVSRDALPDKLLRLFRYDDRTRNFRGRGCDYAPIVIAFQESGIEIDDRARAFAPIEDLSLAVELVPRPHQTTAFNAWRSGLYRGVAALPTGSGKTVLAVMATAYLKRPAIYLVPTLDLLGQWVGVLEHFFQREIGMLGGGEHTIRELTVSTYDSAVLNMEFIGGRFALLVADECHHLPGPETRLAAAMSIAPYRLGLSATPELPDDRAAVLEDLLGPIVCRIEIGDLEGKVLSRYRTIPVPVELDPDEAEAYERNRRIYTDFLAANRLNFRFKSEWGRFLGLCARLPGGRDVFRAFLEQRRIARGGEAKIRMVWEIVNRHAGERIIIFTADNAAAYDLGRRFCWPVITHRTKPGERKEFLDLFRAGTYTVLVTSKVLNEGVDVPAVAVGIILSGSASVREHVQRLGRILRPAPGKEQALLYELVSAGTSEEGVSARRREHKAYRK; this is encoded by the coding sequence ATGAAGCCGGTCCTTTCGTTCGAAGCCGGAACCCTGGCGCTCTCCGGCGTCAGCCGCGATGCTTTGCCGGATAAGTTGCTCCGGCTTTTCCGTTATGATGACAGAACCCGGAATTTCCGCGGCAGAGGCTGCGATTACGCCCCGATCGTCATCGCTTTTCAGGAGTCCGGCATCGAGATCGACGACCGGGCCCGCGCCTTTGCTCCCATCGAAGATCTTTCGCTCGCCGTCGAGCTTGTCCCGCGCCCTCACCAGACGACGGCGTTCAACGCCTGGCGTTCCGGGCTCTACCGGGGCGTGGCCGCGCTGCCGACCGGCAGCGGCAAGACCGTGCTGGCCGTCATGGCCACCGCATACCTGAAGCGTCCGGCGATCTATCTCGTGCCGACGCTCGATCTGCTCGGGCAGTGGGTCGGCGTGCTCGAACACTTCTTTCAGCGTGAAATCGGCATGCTCGGGGGAGGGGAGCACACGATTCGCGAACTGACCGTCAGCACTTATGATTCGGCTGTGCTGAACATGGAGTTCATCGGCGGCCGTTTCGCGCTGCTGGTGGCGGACGAATGCCACCATCTGCCGGGTCCCGAAACACGTCTGGCCGCCGCCATGTCGATCGCACCGTACCGGCTCGGATTGTCGGCAACGCCCGAATTGCCGGACGATCGCGCCGCCGTGCTGGAGGACCTGCTCGGCCCGATCGTCTGCCGGATCGAGATCGGCGACCTTGAGGGCAAGGTGCTCTCCCGTTACCGGACGATTCCGGTGCCGGTGGAACTCGACCCGGACGAGGCGGAGGCGTATGAGCGCAACCGCAGAATCTATACCGATTTTCTGGCCGCGAACCGGTTGAATTTCCGTTTCAAATCGGAGTGGGGCCGGTTCCTCGGGCTCTGCGCCCGGCTGCCGGGCGGCCGCGATGTGTTCCGCGCCTTTCTCGAACAGCGCCGCATCGCGCGCGGCGGGGAGGCGAAGATCCGCATGGTCTGGGAGATCGTGAACCGCCACGCCGGGGAGCGGATCATCATCTTCACCGCCGACAATGCGGCCGCTTACGACCTCGGGCGCCGCTTCTGCTGGCCTGTGATCACCCACCGGACGAAGCCGGGCGAGCGCAAGGAGTTCCTCGATCTGTTCCGCGCCGGAACCTATACCGTGCTTGTGACGAGCAAGGTGCTGAATGAAGGTGTTGACGTTCCGGCCGTGGCGGTCGGGATCATTCTCTCCGGTTCGGCGAGCGTCCGGGAGCATGTGCAGCGGCTGGGCCGCATCCTGCGTCCGGCTCCCGGCAAGGAACAGGCGCTGCTGTATGAGCTGGTCAGCGCCGGAACCAGCGAAGAGGGAGTCAGCGCCCGCCGCCGCGAACACAAGGCATACCGGAAATGA
- a CDS encoding LA_2272 family surface repeat-containing protein, which translates to MKNFFLMSMFALLAFGAAAAEPAAPAEAVKAEPVKAYTLPPPVYPWTFINLQFFPGVPTDAGYMQTNGVKVGAPVSAGEAPVYGVEASVLWAGTDEVNGLQCSLIACDAQEVTGIQFSLVNMSVKVCGLQLGIVNFADDETFQIGLLNFIENGPVFCLPIVNFNF; encoded by the coding sequence ATGAAAAATTTTTTTCTGATGTCGATGTTCGCGCTGCTGGCGTTCGGCGCGGCGGCGGCCGAACCGGCGGCTCCGGCGGAAGCCGTCAAGGCTGAGCCGGTCAAGGCTTACACGCTGCCGCCGCCGGTCTACCCGTGGACGTTCATCAATCTGCAGTTCTTTCCGGGCGTCCCGACCGACGCCGGGTATATGCAGACCAACGGCGTCAAGGTCGGCGCCCCGGTCAGCGCGGGCGAAGCTCCGGTCTACGGCGTCGAGGCATCGGTGCTCTGGGCCGGCACCGACGAAGTGAACGGTCTGCAGTGCAGCCTCATCGCCTGCGATGCGCAGGAGGTGACCGGCATTCAGTTCTCACTGGTCAACATGTCGGTCAAGGTCTGCGGGCTTCAGCTCGGAATCGTGAACTTCGCCGATGACGAGACGTTCCAGATCGGTCTCCTGAATTTCATCGAGAACGGCCCGGTCTTCTGTCTGCCGATCGTCAATTTCAATTTCTGA
- a CDS encoding RluA family pseudouridine synthase: MKNQFEDLTRRVIRSSIDWSGVGLRLDDYLAARFTYRSADEWRERIARREILVNDLPAEPERILALHDRLEYFPGDLPEPEAELSYRIAYEDDELLIVDKPGNLCVHPSGPFFRHTLWHMLCSVYGKIHLVNRLDRETSGLLIAAKNPKVAAKLGKPSWPVRKEYLALVFGSFPEPVEAYGFLVRDTASPVRKKRRFVAGERPPAGAVEIESARTLLCPEKPGRKFSMVRAVPETGRLHQIRATLFSLGFPLLGDKLYGPDDSIYLKIRSNAITDEDRARLVLPRQALHSARLELRHPLSGETVVAESPLPADLSACNLGDIGLY, encoded by the coding sequence ATGAAAAATCAGTTTGAGGATCTGACCCGTCGGGTCATCCGCAGTTCGATCGACTGGAGCGGCGTCGGGCTGCGGCTCGACGATTATCTGGCCGCGCGCTTCACTTACCGCAGCGCGGACGAGTGGCGCGAGCGCATTGCGCGGCGCGAGATTCTGGTCAACGACCTTCCGGCGGAGCCGGAGCGGATTCTCGCGCTGCACGACAGGCTCGAATATTTTCCGGGGGACCTTCCGGAGCCGGAAGCCGAGCTGTCGTACCGGATCGCTTACGAGGACGACGAGCTTCTGATCGTGGATAAGCCCGGCAACCTTTGCGTGCACCCTTCCGGCCCGTTCTTCCGGCATACGCTCTGGCATATGCTGTGTTCGGTTTACGGGAAAATCCATCTGGTGAACCGGCTTGACCGCGAAACCTCCGGGCTGCTGATCGCCGCGAAGAACCCGAAGGTCGCGGCGAAGCTCGGCAAACCCTCCTGGCCGGTCCGGAAGGAGTATCTCGCGCTTGTTTTCGGCTCCTTCCCGGAGCCGGTCGAGGCGTACGGCTTTCTGGTGCGGGATACGGCGAGCCCGGTCCGCAAGAAGCGCCGGTTCGTCGCCGGGGAACGTCCTCCCGCCGGAGCTGTGGAGATCGAGTCGGCAAGGACGCTTCTCTGCCCGGAGAAGCCGGGCCGGAAGTTCAGCATGGTGCGGGCCGTTCCCGAAACCGGGCGGCTCCACCAGATTCGCGCCACGCTGTTCTCGCTCGGGTTTCCGCTGCTGGGAGACAAGTTGTACGGGCCGGACGACTCGATCTATCTGAAGATCCGTTCCAACGCCATTACGGACGAAGACCGGGCCAGGCTCGTGCTGCCGCGCCAGGCGCTGCATTCGGCCCGTCTTGAGCTGCGCCATCCGCTTTCCGGAGAGACCGTCGTCGCGGAATCTCCGCTCCCCGCGGATCTTTCTGCTTGCAATCTCGGAGATATCGGCTTATATTAA